A stretch of Cygnus olor isolate bCygOlo1 chromosome 16, bCygOlo1.pri.v2, whole genome shotgun sequence DNA encodes these proteins:
- the FITM2 gene encoding acyl-coenzyme A diphosphatase FITM2 → MERLERCCRSLRAGLAAGAVRRRLPWVLLGIVLLGSALKDGDLVPETPMQNKRNLLNVYFVKVAWAWTFWLLLPFIGVTTYLFAKSKFLYGHTKSILTALRRLSALLVGTAIWYVCTGLFVYIENLTGMCSTSGKHNEPRQLYATKQECHQDNGIWNGFDISGHCFLLSYCALMIVEEMAVLEGLSIDQNSKLRVVVNSLFVSLCFLTMIWVFMFVCTAVYFHDFSQKLLGALIGLSAWYVTYRVWYLKPFSPGLPLPNIPLSSKKYSYSR, encoded by the exons ATGGAGCGGCTGGAGCGGTGCTGCCGCTCGCTGCGCGCCGGGCTGGCGGCCGGGGCCGTCCGCCGCCggctgccctgggtgctgctcgGCATCGTCCTCCTCGGGTCCGCCCTGAAGGACGGCGACCTGGTGCCGGAGACGCCCATGCAGAACAAGCGCAACCTGCTCAACGT ATACTTTGTCAAGGTGGCTTGGGCATGGACATTCTGGCTTCTGCTGCCCTTCATTGGAGTTACCACCTACCTTTTTGCCAAGAGCAAGTTCCTCTATGGCCACACGAAGAGCATTTTGACAGCTCTGCGGCGTCTTAGTGCACTGCTGGTGGGCACTGCCATCTGGTACGTCTGCACCGGACTCTTCGTGTATATCGAGAATCTCACCGGCATGTGCTCTACCTCGGGTAAACACAACGAGCCTCGCCAGCTGTACGCCACCAAGCAGGAGTGCCACCAGGACAATGGAATCTGGAATGGTTTTGATATCTCAGGGCACTGTTTTCTGCTCTCGTACTGTGCTCTGATGATTGTGGAAGAAATGGCAGTGCTGGAAGGCTTGTCCATAGACCAGAACTCAAAGCTGCGTGTTGTGGTCAACagcctttttgtttccttgtgttttctCACCATGATCTGGGTATTCATGTTTGTGTGCACTGCCGTATATTTCCATGATTTCAGTCAAAAGCTTCTTGGTGCGCTGATAGGTTTGTCAGCTTGGTATGTAACGTACAGAGTTTGGTACTTGAAACCATTTTCTCCTGGACTACCTCTCCCAAATATACCTTTGAGTTCAAAGAAATACAGCTATAGCAGataa